Proteins encoded in a region of the Neodiprion virginianus isolate iyNeoVirg1 chromosome 2, iyNeoVirg1.1, whole genome shotgun sequence genome:
- the LOC124298830 gene encoding paired box pox-meso protein-like isoform X2 has product MDPTVHGDSNGGGIGVGGGGQQQQQQYGEVNQLGGVFVNGRPLPNAVRLRIVELAQLGIRPCDISRQLRVSHGCVSKILARYHETGSILPGAIGGSKPRVTTPKVVQYIKQLKLKDPGIFAWEIRDRLLSDGVCDKYNVPSVSSISRILRNKVGAATSTAIHHHPHHPHHPHHPHHPAHHHHHHHHLYAAAAAAGAALCPVPYPPTPYHSTASAATHHHHHQVGLTTPQSSSKMPPSPPTPTPGGGGHREQSNTALQWPSPHTVHDILASSVPTIPNSSAPSSLCVIINNNNNNTTIITSNNNNNNNNDDDDGDDDNGNNSSSNNNNNNNNNNNISNSNHEHHNGNNNNNNNNNNNNNNHNHSPSSNYHNHPHQHHYHHQQYYASTLYHHHHHHHHPAATTSGGLQAAVMMQSLNTTQPASPCS; this is encoded by the exons ATGGATCCAACGGTGCATGGTG ATAGCAATGGTGGAGGGATCGGAGTCGGAGGTGGGggccagcagcagcagcagcaataCGGAGAGGTTAATCAGCTGGGTGGTGTCTTCGTGAATGGAAGACCATTGCCGAACGCGGTGAGACTGAGGATCGTCGAATTGGCGCAACTGGGGATTCGGCCGTGCGACATATCGCGACAGCTCCGGGTCAGCCACGGATGCGTGAGCAAGATTTTAGCGCGGTACCACGAGACCGGAAGCATCCTTCCGGGCGCGATCGGAGGAAGCAAACCCCGAGTGACCACCCCCAAGGTCGTGCAGTACATAAAGCAGCTCAAGCTGAAGGACCCGGGAATTTTCGCGTGGGAAATCCGGGACCGTTTGCTGTCCGACGGAGTCTGCGACAAGTACAACGTTCCCTCGGTCTCCAGCATATCCAGGATCCTGAGGAACAAGGTTGGCGCCGCGACGTCCACCGCGATCCATCACCACCCTCACCACCCTCATCATCCGCATCATCCTCACCATCCGGcccaccaccatcaccaccaccatcacctCTACGCAGCCGCGGCTGCAGCCGGAGCGGCACTTTGCCCCGTGCCTTATCCTCCGACACCTTATCACAGTACGGCATCGGCGGCCAcgcatcatcatcatcatcaag TGGGCTTGACGACGCCCCAGTCGTCGAGCAAGATGCCCCCGTCGCCCCCAACCCCAACGCCAGGCGGTGGTGGTCATCGTGAACAGTCAAACACGGCGTTGCAGTGGCCAAGTCCTCACACGGTTCACGATATACTGGCAAGCAGCGTGCCAACTATACCGAATTCCTCGGCGCCGTCTTCCCTCTGCGTGAtcatcaacaacaacaataacaacaccACCATCATCACgagcaacaacaacaacaacaacaacaacgacgacgacgacggcgacgACGACAACGGCAATAACAGCAgcagtaacaataataacaacaacaacaacaacaataatataagCAACAGCAATCATGAACATCATAACggtaacaacaacaacaacaacaacaacaacaacaacaacaacaaccatAACCACTCTCCGTCAAGTAATTATCACAACCACCCTCATCAACACCACTATCACCACCAGCAGTATTACGCCTCGACACTTtaccatcatcatcaccatcatcatcatcccgCGGCAACGACTTCGGGCGGACTGCAGGCTGCAGTTATGATGCAATCATTGAACACCACTCAGCCGGCCAGCCCGTGCAGTTAG
- the LOC124298830 gene encoding paired box pox-meso protein-like isoform X1 → MAASSQNYRRPVNIDSNGGGIGVGGGGQQQQQQYGEVNQLGGVFVNGRPLPNAVRLRIVELAQLGIRPCDISRQLRVSHGCVSKILARYHETGSILPGAIGGSKPRVTTPKVVQYIKQLKLKDPGIFAWEIRDRLLSDGVCDKYNVPSVSSISRILRNKVGAATSTAIHHHPHHPHHPHHPHHPAHHHHHHHHLYAAAAAAGAALCPVPYPPTPYHSTASAATHHHHHQVGLTTPQSSSKMPPSPPTPTPGGGGHREQSNTALQWPSPHTVHDILASSVPTIPNSSAPSSLCVIINNNNNNTTIITSNNNNNNNNDDDDGDDDNGNNSSSNNNNNNNNNNNISNSNHEHHNGNNNNNNNNNNNNNNHNHSPSSNYHNHPHQHHYHHQQYYASTLYHHHHHHHHPAATTSGGLQAAVMMQSLNTTQPASPCS, encoded by the exons ATGGCAGCCTCATCCCAGAATTATCGTCGTCCCgtaaatatag ATAGCAATGGTGGAGGGATCGGAGTCGGAGGTGGGggccagcagcagcagcagcaataCGGAGAGGTTAATCAGCTGGGTGGTGTCTTCGTGAATGGAAGACCATTGCCGAACGCGGTGAGACTGAGGATCGTCGAATTGGCGCAACTGGGGATTCGGCCGTGCGACATATCGCGACAGCTCCGGGTCAGCCACGGATGCGTGAGCAAGATTTTAGCGCGGTACCACGAGACCGGAAGCATCCTTCCGGGCGCGATCGGAGGAAGCAAACCCCGAGTGACCACCCCCAAGGTCGTGCAGTACATAAAGCAGCTCAAGCTGAAGGACCCGGGAATTTTCGCGTGGGAAATCCGGGACCGTTTGCTGTCCGACGGAGTCTGCGACAAGTACAACGTTCCCTCGGTCTCCAGCATATCCAGGATCCTGAGGAACAAGGTTGGCGCCGCGACGTCCACCGCGATCCATCACCACCCTCACCACCCTCATCATCCGCATCATCCTCACCATCCGGcccaccaccatcaccaccaccatcacctCTACGCAGCCGCGGCTGCAGCCGGAGCGGCACTTTGCCCCGTGCCTTATCCTCCGACACCTTATCACAGTACGGCATCGGCGGCCAcgcatcatcatcatcatcaag TGGGCTTGACGACGCCCCAGTCGTCGAGCAAGATGCCCCCGTCGCCCCCAACCCCAACGCCAGGCGGTGGTGGTCATCGTGAACAGTCAAACACGGCGTTGCAGTGGCCAAGTCCTCACACGGTTCACGATATACTGGCAAGCAGCGTGCCAACTATACCGAATTCCTCGGCGCCGTCTTCCCTCTGCGTGAtcatcaacaacaacaataacaacaccACCATCATCACgagcaacaacaacaacaacaacaacaacgacgacgacgacggcgacgACGACAACGGCAATAACAGCAgcagtaacaataataacaacaacaacaacaacaataatataagCAACAGCAATCATGAACATCATAACggtaacaacaacaacaacaacaacaacaacaacaacaacaacaaccatAACCACTCTCCGTCAAGTAATTATCACAACCACCCTCATCAACACCACTATCACCACCAGCAGTATTACGCCTCGACACTTtaccatcatcatcaccatcatcatcatcccgCGGCAACGACTTCGGGCGGACTGCAGGCTGCAGTTATGATGCAATCATTGAACACCACTCAGCCGGCCAGCCCGTGCAGTTAG